The Canis lupus dingo isolate Sandy chromosome 11, ASM325472v2, whole genome shotgun sequence genome includes a region encoding these proteins:
- the ANKS6 gene encoding ankyrin repeat and SAM domain-containing protein 6 isoform X4, with product MGEGGLPPAFQLLLRACDQGDTETARRLLEPGAAEPAERSAEPEAGAEPAGAEAAGPGAAAAAGAPVPVDCSDEAGNTALQFAAAGGHEPLVRFLLRRGASVNSRNHYGWSALMQAARFGHVSVAHLLLDHGADVNAQNRLGASVLTVASRGGHLGVVKLLLEAGAFVDHPNPSGEQPGAGDSRDELLDITALMAAIQHGHEAVVRLLMEWGADPNHAARTVGWSPLMLSALIGRLSMAQQLVEKGANPDHLSVLEKTAFEVALDRKHRDLADYLDPLTTVRPKTDEEKRRPDIFHALKMGNFQLVKEIADEDPNYVNLVNGDGATPLMLAAVMGQLPLVQLLVERHADVDKQDSVHGWTALMQATYHGNKEIVKYLLNQGADVTLRAKNGYTAFDLVMLLSDPDTELVRLLASVCMQVNRDKGRPSHPPPPPHSKTRQPWSVPVLPDDKGGLKSWWNRMSNRFRKLKLMQTLPRGLSSNQPLPFCDEPESALDSTMRAAPQDKTSRPGLHDVAPTVKENGPGSTRGDKEDVLLTTMLRNGAPFPRLPSDKLKAVIPPFLPPSSFELWSSDRSRTCHSGKAEPMKTVLSQRAGRGAPVGVAGGSTDATPGRPVKFPSLSRSPASPANSGNFNHSPHSSGGSSGAGGSSRHGGELHNRSGGSIDSVLSQIAAQRKKAAGLSEQKPSHPSGPVGPAPGSSSSELPVSPAGSGGPGGKETQSY from the exons ATGGGCGAGGGCGGGCTGCCCCCGGCCTTCCAGCTGCTGCTGCGCGCCTGCGACCAGGGCGACACGGAGACGGCGCGGCGGCTGCTGGAGCCGGGGGCGGCGGAGCCGGCGGAGCGCAGCGCGGAGCCCGAGGCGGGCGCGGAGCCCGCGGGGGCCGaggcggccgggcccggggcggcggcggcggccggggcgccgGTGCCCGTGGACTGCTCGGACGAGGCGGGCAACACGGCGCTGCAGTTCGCCGCGGCCGGGGGCCACGAGCCGCTCGTGCGCTTCTTGCTGCGCCGCGGCGCCTCGGTCAACAGCCGCAACCACTACGGCTGGAGCGCGCTCATGCAGGCAGCCAG ATTTGGGCACGTGAGTGTGGCACACCTCCTTTTGGATCACGGAGCTGACGTCAATGCCCAGAACCGGCTCGGAGCCAGTGTGCTCACCGTGGCCTCTCGGGGTGGCCACCTGGGTGTGGTGAAGCTACTCCTGGAAGCTGGTGCCTTTGTGGACCATCCCAACCCCTCAGGCGAGCagccaggggcaggggacagCAGGGACGAGCTGTTGGACATCACAGCCCTGATGGCCGCCATCCAGCACGGACATGAGGCCGTGGTGCGTCTACTGATGGAGTGGGGCGCAGACCCCAACCACGCAGCCCGAACCGTGGGCTGGAGCCCACTGATGCTGTCGGCTCTCATTGGGAGGCTCAGCATGGCCCAGCAGCTGGTGGAGAAAGGGGCCAACCCTGACCACCTCAGCGTGCTGGAGAAGACCGCCTTCGAGGTTGCACTTGACCGCAAGCACAGGGACCTTGCAGACTACCTGGACCCGCTGACCACTGTCAGGCCCAAGACAG ATGAGGAGAAAAGGCGGCCTGATATTTTCCACGCATTGAAAATGG GAAACTTCCAGCTGGTCAAAGAGATTGCAGATGAAGACCCCAACTATGTGAACCTGGTCAACGGGGATGGGGCAACCCCATTGATGCTGGCAGCTGTCATGGGGCAGCTGCCTCTGGTGCAGCTGCTGGTGGAGAGGCATGCTGACGTCGACAAGCAGGACAGCGTGCACGGCTGGACGGCCCTCATGCAGGCCACCTACCATGG gAATAAGGAAATTGTCAAATATCTGCTAAACCAAGGGGCTGATGTCACTCTTCGTGCAAAAAACGGGTACACGGCCTTTGACCTAGTGATGCTGCTGAGCGATCCTG ACACAGAACTTGTTCGACTGCTGGCGTCTGTCTGCATGCAGGTGAATAGAGACAAGGGCCGGCCCAGccacccaccacctccacctcacTCGAAGACCCGACAGCCCTGGAGTGTCCCAGTGCTGCCCGATGACAAAGGCGGGCTTAAG TCCTGGTGGAACCGAATGTCCAATCGGTTCCGGAAGCTCAAACTGATGCAGACCCTGCCCCGTGGGCTCTCCAGCAACCAGCCTTTGCCTTTCTGTGATGAGCCAGAGTCAGCGCTGGACTCCACAATGAGGGCGGCCCCCCAGGATAAGACAAGCCGCCCGGGGCTTCATGATGTGGCCCCCACAGTGAAAGAGAATG GTCCTGGGAGCACAAGAGGAgacaaagaagatgtgttatTGACAACCATG CTGCGCAATGGAGCCCCCTTCCCCAGACTCCCGAGTGACAAGCTGAAGGCAGTCATCCCCCCTTTCTTACCCCCTTCCAGCTTTGAGCTGTGGAGCTCCGATCGGTCCCGGACATGTCACAGCGGGAAAGCAGAGCCTATGAAGACTGTGCTGTCCCAGAGAGCCGGCCGGGGCGCCCCCGTGGGCGTGGCTGGTGGGAGCACAGACGCT ACTCCTGGCAGGCCGGTTAAATTTCCATCTCTCTCCAGaagccctgcctctcctgccaaTTCTGGAAACTTCAACCACTCACCTCATTCCTCAGGTGGCTCCAGTGGGGCAGGGGGCTCAAGCAGGCACGGTGGGGAGCTGCATAACCGCTCAG gTGGCAGCATAGACAGCGTCCTGTCACAAATCGCTGCCCAGAGGAAAAAAGCAGCCGGATTATCAGAACAGAAGCCCAGCCACCCATCAGGTCCTGTTGGGCCAGCGCCAGGGTCCAGCTCATCTGAACTCCCAGTCTCCCCAGCAGGCAGCGGAGGTCCTGGTGGCAAG